In Carassius auratus strain Wakin chromosome 36, ASM336829v1, whole genome shotgun sequence, the following are encoded in one genomic region:
- the prelp gene encoding prolargin, which translates to MKAGLAYCSLLVFLLITDVCGQRRPKPKPVRPPTTRKPPAPKKPASPAPKSEPEPQEPTDFPPPILGPPSEFPDCPRECFCPSSYPNALYCENRNIRKVPIIPFRTHYLYLQNNYIDQVTPDSFQNCTELKWINLGNNRIRSVEKHVFEKLPNLLYLYMERNELKEVPDDLPAGLEQLRLSHNQISKIPPGAFSKMEHLALLDLHHNRISDSSLGKNIFKDLKNLIQLNLAHNILRKMPVNIPKSLFQLFLDRNNIEEIPQGYFKDLTNLAFVRLNYNQLNDKGLPKLVFNVSSLLDLHLSHNKLSAIPLFNSELEQLHLNNNDIESVNGTEICPSDSLNMHDENGAPKLRYLRLDGNHLSPPVPLDVIMCFRHLHAIVI; encoded by the exons ATGAAAGCTGGGCTCGCATACTGCTCTCTTCTTGTCTTTCTTCTGATCACGGATGTCTGTGGCCAGCGAAGACCAAAACCAAAGCCTGTCCGTCCGCCTACCACTAGGAAACCTCCTGCTCCCAAGAAACCTGCTTCTCCTGCCCCAAAGTCTGAACCCGAACCCCAGGAACCCACAGACTTTCCCCCTCCGATCCTAGGCCCTCCTTCTGAATTCCCAGACTGTCCCAGAGAGTGTTTCTGCCCATCATCTTACCCAAATGCCCTGTACTGTGAAAACCGCAACATCCGCAAGGTCCCGATCATCCCGTTCCGCACCCACTACCTGTACCTACAGAATAACTACATAGACCAAGTAACCCCAGACTCTTTCCAAAACTGCACTGAGCTTAAGTGGATAAATCTGGGAAACAACCGTATCCGTTCAGTGGAGAAACATGTGTTTGAGAAGCTGCCAAACCTCCTTTACCTTTACATGGAGAGGAACGAGCTAAAGGAGGTGCCTGATGACTTGCCGGCCGGTCTGGAGCAGCTTAGACTTAGCCACAACCAAATATCAAAGATCCCTCCGGGAGCATTCAGCAAGATGGAACATCTCGCGCTTCTGGATCTCCATCACAACAGGATCAGCGACAGCAGCTTGGGCAAGAACATCTTCAAAGATCTGAAGAACTTGATTCAGCTCAACCTGGCCCACAACATCCTCAGGAAAATGCCTGTGAATATACCAAAGAGCCTTTTCCAACTGTTCTTGGACAGAAATAACATTGAGGAGATTCCACAGGGCTACTTTAAGGATTTGACAAACCTGGCCTTTGTGAGACTTAACTACAACCAGCTTAATGACAAAGGTCTTCCAAAGTTGGTGTTCAACGTGAGCTCACTGTTGGATTTGCACTTGTCCCATAACAAGCTGAGTGCTATTCCCCTGTTCAACTCCGAGCTGGAGCAACTCCATCTCAACAACAACGACATTGAGA GTGTAAACGGCACTGAGATCTGTCCCTCGGATTCTCTCAACATGCATGATGAGAACGGAGCACCCAAACTGAGATACCTGCGTCTGGATGGCAATCACTTGAGTCCTCCGGTTCCCTTAGATGTCATCATGTGCTTCAGACACCTTCATGCTATAGTAATATAA
- the il19l gene encoding interleukin 19 like encodes MKDLFIIYSMFVCTMLCGLWDTAQGRELHLGSCKVNIHTHELRHHFQHIRQSMISGDDHKGIRLLRKDVMNSMQATESCCFLRQLLHFYLDKVFINYSSSHPLHRRTTSVLANSFFSITKDLRVCHANAHCECSEDAKQKLAGIQTMYDKLDLAAGAVKAIGELDTLLEWIESFQHH; translated from the exons ATGAAGGACTTGTTCATCATATATAGCATGTTTGTATGCACCATGCTGTGTGGTCTATGGGACACAGCCCAGGGTCGGGAGCTTCACCTGGGCAGCTGTAAAGTGAACATTCACACGCATGAACTCAGGCACCACTTCCAGCACATCCGTCAAAGCATG ATTTCAGGAGATGACCACAAGGGAATCAGATTACTTAGAAAAGACGTGATGAACAGTATGCAG GCTACAGAAAGCTGCTGTTTCCTCAGGCAGCTCCTTCACTTCTACCTGGATAAGGTCTTTATCAACTACAGCAGCAGTCATCCTTTACATCGCAGAACCACCAGTGTACTGGCCAACTCCTTCTTCAGTATCACCAAGGACCTGCGAGTGTGT CATGCTAATGCACACTGTGAGTGCAGTGAAGATGCCAAACAAAAACTGGCAGGAATTCAAACCATGTATGACAAG CTTGATCTGGCAGCAGGAGCAGTCAAGGCCATCGGAGAGCTGGATACACTACTTGAATGGATAGAAAGTTTCCAACACCATTGA